ttttaaacatgggctggatctcgaccaatcaaattgccatcgattgtacccctaagcctactcaacttatccatcctttatcagagcgtttgcttctgatcccttgatttggaaatcataattcttttgcatttgagctttgaattagccTGTTATTTCTAAAacctgatctccttgcattctttcttcaactagttgtgtgccgatgctcacatcagctccacTATAAACCgtcagatcctttgttggattattaTTTGACAATGTCCCTCATATTTAATCGCCTTGTGAATTCTTCCCTGAAACAAAATGCCATTAGTAAATCCTATTCcctgatttggccaaccatgctctgctttcgagctggtgatatttactcttgaaACTCGTGGTATATGTTTATAAGATGTCTTGATGGGTTGAACcttatgccttccttaatctgtgtgaacccgaaaacTTTTCATGGGTCATACTCCTCTAGTAATTCACCCGGTAGGTTTTCACACAGAAATCATTTTTATtagagcagtgaatgaaaggttatgcattggagaagtgggagtcgaccttgaactttgtgttcatgcccatggacatgatgtagatcTTACCATTAAAGCTTCTCCTAAATtaaattattcccttggtataagttcatcttatatctgggatctggccttttgcaatcgtggttccgaccatgttctcctttaaataccatttcacgtgcaagtttaagcacttgtcttctgtagagcaataccccagtccaacctctattttgatctgtcgtcgagtattaccccgaGGTATCTCGATAATATCACAGAACCATATTACGTCTTATGAGTTCTTCTTCAAGTATTatttctcactgattccaattttccctgggttctgagttgttagacacTCAAGGACACCAATAGTGAACCGAGTCTgtactccgattcaataactctaagtaattttcattgtttacgagtttaataatccttcaagttaATCCAAGCCtaatcggctatatcattatcgtgctaaatgtTAACTGTGCTAcatggtccttattcccggagcacaactttcgacaatgagctaagcttatgtcgatttcctcgtcttatcgtttcacctcgaatAGCAAACTTGaacttgatttcaagtttgtgtcgtTTCCGTGGATCCAATAATCTCTCGCTGCATCAGTCCTTTTGCTGGATGCAGTCGCTGTTCGAATACATCTTCAtggagcctctcgacaaaatttgtcgtgatcatcatcaataTTTTGACTCCTTTCAGGAtgtcaattgaattcatgatgagacaTACCATCGTTGCCCCTCGatgattgtgttatcatcgacaacattcttgccttcccCCAACAAAAACTTGTTCATGTTATAGATGCAACTTGCTGTCCAGCTTGTATGatgttctaccttgaagtattaATGTCCTTTATGAcaaggatgttgtgaggattgctccacctcttaagaattctgggtatagtgatacttctcaccatcatccttctttcttggtcctcgtgttgattcgaacggtgctgtttggattctgcccttctagcaaccatattgctttgaagttaatggtcggccgttcattcttagactattgattattgaatcaccatcctgacattggtcgtgcaacccaacccatatttcgggcgcacctttcaaccaatgtttaattgtgtatgttttcctcgagcttacttcattatatcatttgatctgacaaatgttatctccttatCCACATAATTGTGGAGATCCATTTTTTTGGATACCTCGTTGAATTATCgttgagtccatcagccacctcctcatgcTCTCCTTGgcttaatgatgaacccttgttcgaaACTCGCTTACATAGTTCATTTCCCTAGAATCATataatgtcatctcgtcaattgtgttgcacctttccttctcaggcatcctgaatttgaggtatcctgacaccaatcagatctgaatctcggttagatatgatggttggaacatattttcaagggttataacattggtctttatatgaactggtaagatgatgtcatgcctagcacacctggccggaggccctattgttgtagtttcctttttaacaaagttagccattcttccatgaggaaattgtaagacttattctataagttgttcctgatggatcccttgtgtatccaaagtccgacctttccttgaagaccatgtcagtgctatctcgaagcatgtctatggtactccgattttcaacaagaacatttgaagcccaatgctacatgtttcctgctcaattatccaaacaccaatgtatgggtaatgtcatgaaaaattcttccccttacctaaagagttttctacattatatcctgtcatggatatcatgctctgcttgtccttgggaaggatataaccttgaaatatgtgtttaaacacatttttctttccattgttctgtttaatctgataatcatattttcctttccattggttggtttaacgttgcttgtgatctatatgatctaagcagtaatattctcctgcttatgtaaacatctcggtgtacaattctgtcagcaagaccctgtttctattattgatgacatttcggtaaccgccgatggactagaactttgcctattggtccgcctcgttcaatgagcaggaaaatggttttgttcgtccctcgcccttggtatcgatgttgttgccgacataaccgatagactatcctctgacatgccttgcttacatgatcgtgcaagatgtcaccacccttcctacttttaacccacatggtgggcccataacccacagttccataggATTGAAACCTGACTCTCATGTACATCACTGTTCCGAAGGTTATTCCTCATGCTTGGCTTCGTATGAAATTCACGGGCCACCGTCCTAGTGATCTTTTCTGGTAACAGACGCAATACTCAAtctcgttgctctggaccccttCCGCACGGTCTTTCAgtcatcgaacgattgcctatccgtttgaaacttctcatggtaccttcttactttgctctcgatatcttcttaagtttcaactcgggagatacttatgcttcttcccctGAGTTAACCGTCCGATGCTCAATTTTATTAGGATCCGTCCTTATAGAGTTTTCCCCTCTTATCCTTTCGTAAGTACAGTTTAGATCCTgaaggaaggacgacaacttcatcgTGATGCATTGATGCAtaggaatgaagacatcaacgctatggatcgacctcttcgagaagagctaccaagaccaagaagattcgttagaattttggaaccaaacttttcccccttactctacctcttaaatctcgggacgagatttcttgtagtggaggagatttgtgacgcccggataattaagctaaagtgaacctctgctaatgatgccacgtcacctcggttactgttgttaatctcgcgttagttcaaaaccggttCAGAATTCAAATTTAACCTAAATTAAGATAAAttatttcttcaaaaaaataaaactaaaatgttcggaatATTCTATAAATTTCACCTGGTCATTGTCATGTTGAACCCAACATTATTTGACCCACCAATTAATTCCTAAGAAAATAATAAATGGTCCTTCAGCAATTAAAATGACCTTTTTAAAATAAACAATTATTTATTTAATTCACATTGCCTCCAAAAAGTTTGTGAGCATCATCATAACACGACATTGCATTTATGTGCTAGGTTTCATATCTTACTAAAATTATTTAGTGCCTCAAATAAATAGGAGGCAGTGATAGAAAAAGGAAATGGAAAATGaaacaaaacaaagaaaagaagtagaagaagaaaagGGTCCAAGTGGGACTGGAAGGCCCAGCCCACTTGGGTTACCTTCAACCTGTAGCAGGGGGTTGCGTGGAGCACATCACCTACACCATGGCGCCGTGGCGCGCATCCACGACTCTCCCTCGCCCTACACAGCCCTGACGCCCCCTCTCCACAAACCCTAGCTCCCCCACTTGCCTTGTTTTCCCCTTTCCCGAgccgctcctctcctcccctccctgCACCGAGCCGCCGGCGCCATGGTTGCCGTCGTACGCGCGCCCTCCATCGTCCCCGCACTGTAGGGAGGTGCCCATCCGCTCCATCATCCTCCCCTTCGTCGTCTACACCCATGGGATCGAGCCTGGAGCCGCCCCATcatcgccgtcgtcctcgtcttCATCGGCGGTCGCCATTGATGCCCCGCCGTGGATCCATGCTTCAGCACGCCCCCGACCGATCCGAGCTCGCCGTCAACCCTCCTTGGTGAGCAGCGCCGATTCCCCTTGTCCCCCCTCTGTTAATCGCGTTGTAGCGCCGTCCCCGCGATTTGGTCGCCGCGCCTTGAGTTCTCTGAAGCCCGCGTCCTCCCGTGCCGAGCCGTCGCCTGGGCGCTCCCCTGCACCCCCGCGCGCCTCTGTGCCCACTTGCGTGCCCGCGCGTGCGCGCCCGCACCCGCTGTCGCCCGCTTGCGTGCCCGCGCGTGCGCGCCCGCACCCGCTGCCGCCCGCCCTTGCCCGCTGCCGCCGCCCTTGCCCGCTGTCGGTGCCCCGTGACCGCGGCCgtcgctgctgctgccgctgccgccgcgtACTGCTCCTGCCACTGTGTTTCGCTGCAATGCTGCCGCTGCTACAGTAACTGAATGTTACTGTAGCGCTGGCTAGCTTTTGCTATTTCTACCTTCTTAGCTCTCTAGATGGCAACAAAACTATGGTCAAACAAAGTCTAACTTCATTGAAATTAATTTGTGTTGGGAGTACACATGACAGCCTCCAAATTATTCCATTGGACCAAATTCAAATACGGCATGGATTCATTCCTATAAAAATGACAAAAGTCTATGTTCTGTTAAGAGAGAAAACTGAAAAACAGATTTACTGTCTTAACTACTTCAGAGCTGTAAATGGACCTGTTATAGAAGCTGTTCAGGCTATCTAATGGCATGGCCTTGTAGTGCTGTTGATGTAGAGTAAAACACTTATATGTAGTGTCTTCATTAGGTCTACATAACATTAGTTATAGCCTTTGGAAAACAGCCAAGTGAAGTTTAAAAAAAACTGAACAATTCTCAGACTTAGCCAATTTTCAGGAATTCCATAATATTGTTTAAACTtcgaaaaatcatagaaaataaaccgtagctcggatgaaaaaactttgtacacgAAAGTTGCTCATAACAACGATATGAATCCGAATACACAGTCcattcgtccaccacacatccctaggatagcgaacacgcaactttccccctccgttcacctgtccgaaacgcgaaacactggggatactttcccggatgttttcccccttcgtcggtatcacctcctaccgcgttagggcacacctagcaccgtgcattgtcttgtcatgcaccgtcatgcttatgtttgcattatatttattgtttcttccccctcttctctcattAGACACCgtgaccgacgccgctgctacccagtacgactacggtgttgacgacccctccttctcggctgagcttccaggcaagcccccccccccgttgatcaccagatatcacctattccttctctctactgcttgcattagagtagtgtagcatgttactgcttttggttaatcctattatgctgcatagcctgtcattgttgctacaattgttacctttacctgttatcctaatgcttagtataggatgctagtgttccaatAGTGGCCCttcactcttgtccgtctgccatgctatactactgggccgtgatcacttcgggaggtgatcacgggcatatgctatatactttatactattacattacttatgatactattcggagatgggggctgaaggggcaggtggctccatcccggtagaggtgggcctgggttcccgacggcccccgactgttactttgtggcggagcgacaggggaggttgagaccacctaggagagaggtgggcctggccctggtcggcgttcgcggatacttaacacgcttaacgagatcttggtatttgatctgagtctggccactggcctatacgcactaaccaactacgcgggaatagttatgggcacttGGCGTCGTgctatcagccgaagccttcgtgacgtcagcgactgagcggcgcgcgccggattggactggaacgcctgctaagctaggtctgcttccgggcgcgtacgcaacgtgcaggtgtgcaatgggcgatgggcccagacccttgcacgcataggatttagaccggcgtgctgacctctctgttgtgcctaggtggggctgcgacgtgttgatcttccgaggccgggtatggcccaggaaagtgtgtctggccaaatgggatcgagcgtgttgggtaatgtggtgcacccctgcagggaagtttatctattcgaatagccgtgtccctcggtaaaaggacgacccggagttgtaccttgaccttatgacaactagaaccggatacttaataaaacacacccttccaagtgccagatataacccggtgatcgctctctaacagggcgacgaggaggggatcgccgggtaggattatgctatgcgatgctacttggtgaacttaccatctactctcttctacatgttgcaagatggaggtggcctgaagcgtagtcttcgacaggattagctatccccctcttattctggcattctgcagttcagtccaccgatatggccctttacacatatacccatgcatatgtagtgtagctccttgcttgcgagtactttggataagtactcacggttgcttttctccctcttttcccccttcccttctacctggttgtcgcaaccagatgccggagcccaggagccagatgccaccgtcgacgacgactcctactacaccggaggtgcctactactacgtgcaggccgctgacgacgaccaggagtagtttaggaggatccaaGGCAGGAGGCcggcgcctctttcgatctgtatcccagtttgtgctagccatcttatggcatctatgatcgagcacttgtattcgagccctcgaggcccctggcttgtattatgatgcttgtatgacttgttttatttttagagttgtgttgtgatatcttcccgtgagtccctgatcttgatcgtacacgtttgcgtgtatgattagtgtacgattgaatcgggggcgtcacaggatGCTAATCAGATTGCGAAGGATCCAGCTAAGCTTGCTGATGAGATTGTCGTTTGTGCTTATGATCAGTAGGTTCTAGCTTATGAGGAGGCTCTTCGCAGTTATCATGAGGCTCTGTCTGCTTACACTCATTGGCTTGATGATAATGCTCATGTTGTTATTGTTGTCCTCACTTGCATTGTTCTGTTTCAGTATTTCTCTGAGTTCCTAGGCCTCCCTATCGTATTTGAGATGTGGACCCGTCTTTGTTAGCGCTATcagccctctggtgatgccttATACCTATTTGTGGTCCGCCATGAGCATGCCAAGGTGACTCTAGTGTTGATGATTTCTATGCATATAGTTCTGCTATCTGACGTTAAGTTGATTCTCTCCGCACTACTGGTTGTTGTACTTGCCAGTCTTCCAGGTTTGTTCGTGTTGGTTTTGAGTTTCATCGTGTCTACGAGTTCCTGTCCCGGCTTCGCAAGGAATTTGAGACCTAACGCGCTCATTGCGTGTGGCCTTATTTCCCTCATGGTTGTGCTTTCTGAGATTCGTGCTAAGGAGACTCGCTTACGTGGCCCTGGTTTACTTGAGGTTCCCTCTGCGCTCACTGCTTGAGCTCATGCTATGTCGCCTGCTGCACCGCTTCGACTCTTTCCCGCTGCAGTGCTCTGCTGCTCTTGCCCACTCCCATTGACGGTCAAGACTGCTCTCATCCTCATTATGGCTACCGCGACCAGGATGGTCATCTTGACTCTCAGTGCTTCCTTAAGAAGCGCCACATGACGAAACAACAGAcgtcgccgccgcccgtcccATCCCCTTTCCAAACCCTCGACGAGCCGACCTGTGCCGCCGGCCGGCGACGGCCCCTGCCGAGGGCGCCGAAATGGAGGAGGCAATGCCGCTAGGAGGTAGCGGAGGCGAGCACGGCTACGgtgagccggcagccgcccgcggAGGCCGGGACGAGGAAGATCCATCCCGTTCTCCGCATCCGGCGCCGTTGCCGTTGCTGCGAGGCCTCGCCGTCATTCCCACGGCATCTGAGGTTTGCTCACATCGTCCTTCCAATCCTAGGTCTCGAAGTTGGTACCGGGAACCTGAATCACTGAATGAATTCTTTATACTACCATTTTTAGAAGGAGGAAAAGAAACTGAAGGATGTGCGGCAGGAGGAGGACGAGGTTCCAGCAGCGAGCTTTCCGGAGGACGCTCTCATGGAGATCCTGTCACGGGTGCCCGGCAGGCCGCTGTGCCGCTTCAAGTGCGTGTCCAAAGAGTGGCTCGCCCTCTGCTACTACTCCCACATCCGCAAGAGGTCACCGCAGGCCATGTCCGGCTTCTTCTACAATGATCACGGTTTCCGTTTCCACAATTTGTCCGGAAAAGGTCCTCCCATGGTCGACCCCGACCTCTCTTTCTTACGCAGCAGCTATAAGCATTTCAGTGTCACGCAGTGCAGCACCAGCCTTCTCTTTTGCAAATGCTGGAAAGTTCCCTATCCCAAGCAACTCGGTTGGAATTCTCTTCCCAAAGGAAAACCCGAGCAATTTTTTGAATGGCCTGAGGCCGACGAATTCGATTACGTTGTCTGCAATCCTGCCACTCAGGAGTGGACTTCGTTGTCTCCTATAGAATTGCCTGATCACCTTCCGCTTTTCCGCCCAGGCAAATACTTTTTGGGTTCTGACGCGGCCATTCCTTCCCGCTTCGTCGTGTTGGTGCCCCTGAACTCATGTCAGACATATGGCCTGTCGGCAGACATGATCTACTCATCAGATACTGGAGGATGGACTTTCACACAACACAATGATTTCAGTACATATCCAATTAGTTATTCGGAAAGCACCTTCCTAAATAACACTATGCATTTCCCTACTCGTTATTCGGTAATAGTCATAGTGGATATGGAAAGGAAAGATTGGAGCGAGATTAAGATGCCACGTGGCATGACAAATTTACCTCTCATGGAGGCAAAGATTGGGGGTAGGGGTGCCTCTTCgaaaaggaaaaatgtgctcCCTCCTCCCGGTTTGATTTTTTTTTCGTTTGTAGAAACCAATTAACATGGGATCTAGGCTGGAAGATCTTGACGCGAGAgatccaacgg
This sequence is a window from Aegilops tauschii subsp. strangulata cultivar AL8/78 chromosome 7, Aet v6.0, whole genome shotgun sequence. Protein-coding genes within it:
- the LOC109765786 gene encoding uncharacterized protein, which codes for MEEAMPLGGSGGEHGYGEPAAARGGRDEEDPSRSPHPAPLPLLRGLAVIPTASEKEEKKLKDVRQEEDEVPAASFPEDALMEILSRVPGRPLCRFKCVSKEWLALCYYSHIRKRSPQAMSGFFYNDHGFRFHNLSGKGPPMVDPDLSFLRSSYKHFSVTQCSTSLLFCKCWKVPYPKQLGWNSLPKGKPEQFFEWPEADEFDYVVCNPATQEWTSLSPIELPDHLPLFRPGKYFLGSDAAIPSRFVVLVPLNSCQTYGLSADMIYSSDTGGWTFTQHNDFSTYPISYSESTFLNNTMHFPTRYSVIVIVDMERKDWSEIKMPRGMTNLPLMEAKIGENVDEFKTFPNFQEIFVDS